Proteins encoded together in one Planctomyces sp. SH-PL14 window:
- a CDS encoding FtsK/SpoIIIE domain-containing protein gives MPSRYHGLLTDLQKAISARHRGEMEASRNFQLVGDEQLREFQEAIRRTIADREDTLTTLAETHARVRGETEEEFGAQLRGIETEHRGIVREIESRRGAERNDIEHRYNESTWVTSSVLDDTAEDSPKRQYERFKGTLLKTRDEQATEVEALDALSKEFAESRHWAGALPTEPTTVLKNRDAAAERFRELMDGAMGLLESARRMILPHLFLGFRSIATYFALSGLIFVPLFLLLDPTVLQVTTGRMSLHWIGISAGIGLGAGLLLTGIVYTLASMRFHDTMQSLTQTLAEAGWTHRRWLGFAQEEMGQAQKEFEFRQREMLKQREAAIKRYQQAHQQKVLEIEALLHEELTAARTDYAARRQEIETVRDERLKELDSQHREEVSHATAERTARLETLEAELEAYSADRRRRQAAAWHQMKTTWEQQLRDFQEAVQAADRESAEVYGEWQGTLDPAWTPAKTTPPFVRVGNYAIDLHNWQEAISSDMRLAPRASEFSLPATVRFPSETSLLLKGRGAKARESAVKVMQTAMLRLLTHLPPGKLRFTIIDPIGLGESFGGFMHLADYDELLVTSRIWTEPGHIEARLADLTEHMENVLQKYLRNEFATIEEYNEHAGEVAEPYHILVVSDFPSKFSDIAARRLISIVNSGPRCGVYTLMSVDTSKDIPHSFSLADIESACSTFEWKDEAFHSTSSELAPWPLQIDEPPPPDVFTGIVKRVGDASKDARRVEVSFQRIAPTPAAYWTSDSRRGIDVPLGRAGATKLQHLRLGQGTSQHMLVAGKTGSGKSTFLHALITNVALHYSADEVNFYLIDFKKGVEFKDYAQFELPHARVVAIESDREFGVSALQRLDEILQERGELFRKHGVQDIAGFRNANPNTPLPRILLVVDEFQEFFIEDDKLGQSASLLLDRLVRQGRAFGMHVILGSQTLGGAYSLARSTLGQVAVRVALQCSESDAHLILSEENTAARLLTRPGEAIYNDANGLLEGNHPFQIAWLSDEEREDYLLRIQGLAEHSDREWDPAIVFEGNIPSDAARNVAIRRLLEKRPEDRGLTAPTLWLGDAVEIKQPTAYTFHRQTGSHLLIVGADAEAAQGLMATGLLTLAAQVPPVGESTSPTFTVFDGSPADSPDAAMWKQVVDAAPGAVRRVTPRDSAAVLAELHAEWKDRDEHRDEVRPPLFLFVYHLSKFRDLRKGEDEFSLGGFGGSSEPKPPQPSKMFSDLLANGPESGIHVVIWCDLYSNLERWISRNAMRDLDTRVAFQMNQSDSSNLIDSPQAAKLGVHRALLYREESGTSEKFRPYGVPGGAWLQFVKARLAGEPEVEGEAAAVDLHEATDLDEFMIS, from the coding sequence ATGCCCTCCCGCTACCACGGACTCCTCACCGATCTCCAGAAGGCGATCAGCGCGCGGCACCGCGGCGAAATGGAGGCTTCCCGGAACTTCCAGCTCGTCGGTGACGAACAGCTCCGCGAGTTCCAGGAGGCAATCCGGCGGACGATCGCCGACCGGGAAGACACCCTGACCACGCTCGCCGAAACGCACGCCCGCGTCCGCGGCGAAACCGAAGAGGAGTTCGGAGCGCAGCTCCGCGGGATCGAGACCGAACACCGCGGCATCGTCCGAGAAATCGAGAGCCGCCGGGGGGCCGAACGGAACGACATCGAGCACCGCTACAACGAGAGCACCTGGGTGACGTCGTCGGTCCTCGACGATACCGCCGAGGACAGCCCGAAACGCCAGTACGAGCGGTTCAAAGGCACCCTCCTTAAGACCCGCGACGAGCAGGCGACCGAGGTCGAGGCCCTCGACGCCCTCTCCAAGGAATTCGCGGAGTCGCGGCACTGGGCCGGAGCCCTGCCGACGGAGCCGACGACCGTCCTCAAGAACCGCGACGCCGCGGCCGAGCGGTTCCGGGAACTGATGGACGGGGCAATGGGGCTGTTGGAGTCCGCCCGGCGGATGATCCTGCCACACCTGTTTCTCGGCTTCCGGTCGATCGCAACGTACTTCGCCCTGTCGGGCCTGATCTTCGTTCCCCTCTTTCTGCTCCTTGATCCGACGGTCCTGCAGGTGACGACGGGGCGGATGTCGCTTCACTGGATCGGGATCTCGGCGGGAATCGGGCTGGGGGCCGGACTGCTGCTGACGGGGATCGTCTACACGCTCGCGAGCATGCGGTTTCACGACACCATGCAGTCGCTGACGCAGACGCTGGCGGAGGCGGGATGGACGCACCGGCGGTGGCTCGGTTTTGCCCAGGAAGAGATGGGGCAGGCCCAGAAGGAGTTCGAGTTCCGCCAGCGGGAGATGCTCAAGCAGCGGGAAGCGGCCATCAAGCGGTACCAGCAGGCCCACCAGCAGAAGGTGCTCGAGATCGAGGCGCTGCTGCATGAGGAGCTGACGGCGGCCCGCACCGACTATGCGGCCCGTCGGCAGGAGATCGAGACAGTCCGCGACGAGCGGCTGAAGGAACTCGACTCGCAGCACCGGGAGGAAGTGTCCCACGCCACGGCGGAGCGGACCGCCCGGCTGGAGACGCTGGAGGCGGAGCTGGAAGCGTATTCGGCCGATCGCCGCCGCCGGCAGGCCGCGGCGTGGCACCAGATGAAGACGACTTGGGAACAGCAGCTCCGCGACTTCCAGGAGGCGGTCCAGGCGGCCGACCGCGAGAGCGCCGAGGTCTACGGCGAGTGGCAGGGGACGCTCGATCCCGCCTGGACACCGGCCAAGACGACGCCCCCCTTTGTCCGTGTCGGCAACTACGCGATCGATCTTCACAACTGGCAGGAAGCGATCTCGTCCGACATGCGGCTCGCCCCCCGCGCGAGCGAGTTTTCGCTGCCGGCGACGGTCCGGTTTCCTTCGGAGACCTCGCTGCTCCTCAAAGGGCGGGGAGCGAAGGCCCGGGAATCGGCGGTCAAAGTCATGCAGACGGCGATGCTCCGGCTGCTGACGCACCTGCCGCCGGGGAAGCTGCGGTTCACCATCATCGACCCGATCGGACTCGGGGAGAGCTTCGGCGGGTTCATGCACCTGGCCGACTACGACGAACTCCTCGTGACGAGCCGGATCTGGACCGAGCCGGGGCACATCGAGGCCCGCCTGGCGGACCTGACGGAGCACATGGAGAACGTCCTCCAGAAGTACCTCCGCAACGAGTTCGCCACGATCGAGGAGTACAACGAGCACGCCGGCGAAGTGGCCGAGCCGTACCACATCCTCGTCGTCAGCGATTTCCCGTCGAAGTTCAGCGACATCGCGGCCCGCCGGCTCATCAGCATCGTCAATAGCGGCCCGCGGTGCGGCGTCTACACGCTGATGAGCGTCGACACGAGCAAGGACATTCCGCACAGCTTTTCGCTGGCCGATATCGAGTCCGCCTGTTCAACGTTCGAGTGGAAGGACGAGGCGTTTCATTCGACCTCGTCCGAACTCGCCCCGTGGCCGCTGCAGATCGATGAGCCTCCACCGCCGGACGTCTTCACCGGGATCGTGAAGCGGGTCGGAGACGCCTCGAAGGATGCCCGCCGCGTCGAGGTCTCGTTCCAGCGGATCGCGCCGACTCCCGCCGCCTACTGGACGAGCGACAGCCGCCGCGGGATTGATGTCCCGCTCGGGCGGGCCGGGGCGACCAAGCTCCAGCACCTCCGACTCGGACAGGGGACGAGCCAGCACATGCTCGTCGCGGGGAAGACCGGCTCGGGGAAGTCGACGTTCCTGCACGCCCTCATCACGAACGTGGCCCTGCACTACAGCGCCGACGAGGTCAACTTCTACCTGATCGACTTCAAGAAGGGGGTCGAGTTCAAGGACTACGCGCAGTTCGAGCTGCCGCACGCCCGGGTCGTCGCGATCGAGAGCGACCGCGAGTTCGGCGTCAGCGCGCTGCAGCGGCTCGACGAAATCCTCCAGGAACGGGGCGAGCTGTTCCGTAAGCATGGCGTTCAGGACATCGCCGGCTTCCGCAACGCGAATCCGAACACGCCGCTGCCGCGGATCCTGCTCGTCGTCGACGAGTTCCAGGAGTTCTTCATCGAGGACGACAAGCTCGGCCAGTCCGCGTCGCTCCTCCTCGACCGCCTCGTCCGGCAGGGGCGGGCCTTCGGGATGCACGTCATTCTCGGCTCGCAGACGCTCGGCGGGGCCTACAGTCTCGCCCGCAGCACGCTGGGGCAGGTGGCGGTCCGCGTCGCTCTCCAGTGCAGCGAGTCCGACGCCCACCTGATCCTGAGTGAAGAAAACACCGCCGCGCGACTGCTCACCCGTCCCGGCGAGGCGATCTATAACGACGCCAACGGGCTTCTCGAAGGGAACCATCCGTTCCAGATCGCCTGGCTCTCCGATGAGGAACGCGAGGACTATCTCCTGCGGATCCAGGGGCTGGCGGAGCACAGCGACCGGGAGTGGGATCCGGCGATCGTCTTCGAGGGGAACATTCCTTCGGACGCGGCCCGGAACGTCGCGATCCGGCGACTTCTGGAGAAGCGTCCGGAGGACCGCGGGCTGACTGCTCCGACGTTGTGGCTCGGGGACGCGGTCGAGATCAAGCAACCAACGGCTTACACGTTCCACCGCCAGACCGGCTCACACCTGCTGATCGTGGGTGCGGATGCTGAAGCGGCCCAGGGGCTGATGGCGACGGGGCTGTTGACGCTGGCGGCTCAGGTCCCGCCCGTCGGTGAGTCGACATCGCCGACGTTTACGGTCTTTGACGGCAGCCCGGCCGATTCGCCGGATGCGGCGATGTGGAAGCAGGTGGTCGACGCGGCGCCGGGTGCTGTCCGGCGGGTGACTCCTCGCGACAGTGCGGCGGTCCTGGCGGAGCTTCATGCCGAATGGAAAGACCGCGACGAGCATCGCGATGAGGTTCGGCCGCCGTTGTTCCTGTTCGTGTATCACCTGAGTAAGTTCCGCGATCTGCGGAAGGGGGAAGACGAGTTTTCGCTGGGCGGGTTCGGGGGGAGCAGCGAGCCGAAGCCGCCGCAGCCTTCGAAGATGTTCTCCGACCTGCTGGCGAACGGGCCGGAGTCGGGAATTCATGTGGTGATCTGGTGCGACCTGTACAGCAACCTGGAGCGATGGATCAGCCGGAATGCGATGCGGGATCTGGATACCCGGGTGGCGTTCCAGATGAACCAGTCGGATTCGAGCAACCTCATCGATTCTCCGCAGGCGGCGAAGCTGGGTGTGCACCGGGCGCTGCTGTATCGCGAGGAGAGCGGCACTTCGGAGAAGTTCCGGCCGTATGGGGTTCCTGGCGGGGCGTGGCTTCAGTTTGTGAAGGCTCGGCTGGCGGGTGAGCCGGAGGTGGAAGGGGAGGCGGCGGCGGTTGATCTGCATGAGGCGACCGACCTCGACGAGTTCATGATTTCGTAG
- a CDS encoding alpha/beta hydrolase family protein, with protein MSLSADRPSPTATRWFVAFLMSFVLASGVCVAAEPEDVVFRARNDGSEQRYVVRLPPEFRDEVPHGLLIALHGHGSDRWQFVRDGRDECRAARDAADRHGLIFVSPDYRARTSWMGPQAEQDVLQILEELRAKYRISHLIVSGGSMGGTSALTFAALHPDLVAGVVALNPHANHLEYDRFQDAIAASFGGSKAEKLPEYKNRSAEYWPEKFTMPCAITTGGRDEIVPPGSALRLAAVLKRLDREILVIHRPEGGHATNYADTLAAYEFVIERAGKGRKE; from the coding sequence ATGTCCCTCTCCGCAGATCGTCCGTCGCCCACCGCGACACGATGGTTCGTCGCGTTTCTGATGAGCTTCGTTCTCGCTTCCGGCGTGTGCGTAGCCGCCGAGCCGGAGGATGTCGTCTTCCGGGCCAGGAACGACGGGTCGGAACAGCGGTACGTCGTCCGGCTTCCTCCGGAGTTCCGCGACGAAGTTCCTCATGGACTCCTGATCGCTCTCCACGGACATGGCTCGGACCGCTGGCAGTTTGTCCGGGACGGACGGGACGAGTGCCGGGCCGCCCGTGACGCCGCCGACCGGCACGGGCTGATCTTCGTCTCCCCCGACTACCGGGCCCGCACGTCATGGATGGGACCGCAGGCCGAACAGGATGTCCTTCAGATCCTCGAAGAGCTTCGGGCGAAGTACAGGATCTCACACTTGATCGTCAGCGGCGGATCGATGGGGGGAACCTCGGCGTTGACGTTCGCCGCGCTGCATCCGGATCTGGTCGCCGGCGTCGTCGCCCTGAATCCGCACGCCAACCACCTCGAATACGACCGGTTCCAGGATGCGATCGCAGCCTCATTCGGCGGCAGCAAGGCCGAGAAGCTGCCCGAGTACAAGAACCGCAGCGCGGAGTACTGGCCCGAGAAGTTCACGATGCCGTGCGCCATCACGACCGGCGGACGGGACGAGATCGTTCCTCCCGGCAGCGCGCTCCGCCTGGCCGCCGTTCTCAAACGTCTGGACCGCGAGATTTTGGTGATCCATCGTCCCGAAGGGGGGCACGCGACGAACTACGCCGACACCCTTGCCGCCTATGAGTTTGTCATCGAACGGGCGGGGAAAGGGAGGAAGGAGTAG
- the tsaE gene encoding tRNA (adenosine(37)-N6)-threonylcarbamoyltransferase complex ATPase subunit type 1 TsaE, which yields MAPEILRSESLEETRRVGHALAARMAPGTTVALAGPLGAGKTTLVCSIAEALGCHDAYVNSPTFVVIQEYAGRVPVYHVDAYRLKDSDEFLELGGDELLRGDGIALIEWADRIADVLPRDLVRIEIVPIGESSREFRVTGLPSP from the coding sequence ATGGCCCCTGAGATCCTGCGTTCCGAGTCACTCGAAGAGACGCGCCGCGTCGGGCACGCGCTCGCCGCGCGGATGGCTCCCGGAACAACCGTGGCCCTCGCCGGTCCGCTTGGAGCCGGGAAGACGACCCTCGTCTGTTCGATCGCCGAAGCCCTCGGGTGCCACGACGCGTACGTCAACAGCCCCACGTTTGTCGTCATCCAGGAATATGCCGGACGCGTCCCGGTCTACCACGTCGACGCCTATCGTCTGAAAGACAGCGACGAGTTCCTGGAACTCGGCGGGGACGAACTGCTCCGCGGCGACGGGATTGCCCTCATCGAATGGGCGGATCGGATCGCCGACGTCCTGCCGCGGGACCTCGTCCGGATCGAGATCGTTCCGATCGGCGAATCCTCCCGCGAGTTTCGCGTGACCGGCCTCCCATCGCCCTGA
- the bioA gene encoding adenosylmethionine--8-amino-7-oxononanoate transaminase, whose product MDPETLRQWDNDHVWHPFAPMQAYRTEAAPIIEAAEGFHLTDVEGRRYLDGISSLWCNVHGHRVPEIDNAIRAQLDRVGHSTTLGLSSRPSIELAKRLVDIVPPGLTKVFYSDSGATAVEVALKLAYQYQRQRRPAAPDRSLFATVQGAYHGDTVGSVSVGSIDLFHAVYGKLLFPTLSVPSPASLRRPRGMTRQQWTEHCLTALEQVIVENHQRLAAFILEPLVQGAAGILVHPEGYLRRVRELTRAYDIPLIADEVAVGFGRTGTMFACEQEEVAPDLMCLAKGLTGGYLPLAATLATDQIYDAFLGEPHEARTFFHGHTFTGNPLGCAAALASLDLFQSCQVLANVRATEARLRERLAPLSAHPHVAEVRQKGIMVGIELVADRETLAPFPAARRTGHLVTLAARRRGVILRPLGDVVVLMPAPAMPLSLVDELLDAAIESIEEVAPGR is encoded by the coding sequence ATGGATCCCGAAACGCTGCGCCAGTGGGACAACGACCACGTCTGGCACCCCTTTGCGCCGATGCAGGCATACCGGACCGAGGCGGCCCCGATCATCGAGGCGGCCGAAGGGTTTCACCTGACCGACGTCGAGGGGCGGCGGTATCTCGACGGCATTTCGTCCCTGTGGTGCAACGTCCACGGCCACCGCGTCCCGGAAATCGATAACGCGATCCGGGCTCAGCTCGACCGCGTCGGCCATTCGACGACGCTCGGTCTTTCATCGCGGCCGTCGATCGAGCTGGCGAAACGGCTGGTCGACATCGTCCCGCCGGGCCTCACGAAAGTCTTCTACTCGGACAGCGGCGCGACGGCGGTCGAAGTCGCCCTCAAGCTTGCCTACCAGTACCAGCGGCAGCGCCGGCCCGCCGCTCCGGACCGGAGCCTGTTTGCGACCGTTCAGGGCGCCTATCACGGGGACACCGTCGGCTCCGTCAGCGTCGGCAGCATCGACCTGTTCCACGCCGTTTACGGCAAGCTCCTCTTCCCGACGCTGTCCGTTCCCAGCCCCGCCTCGCTGCGGCGGCCGCGGGGAATGACGCGGCAGCAGTGGACCGAGCACTGTCTCACCGCGCTGGAACAGGTGATCGTCGAAAACCATCAGCGGCTCGCGGCGTTCATTCTGGAGCCGCTCGTCCAGGGGGCGGCGGGGATTCTCGTCCATCCTGAAGGTTACTTGCGGCGGGTCCGCGAGCTGACGCGGGCCTACGACATTCCGCTCATCGCCGATGAGGTGGCGGTCGGCTTCGGGCGGACCGGGACGATGTTCGCCTGTGAACAGGAAGAGGTCGCGCCCGATCTGATGTGCCTCGCGAAAGGGCTCACCGGAGGTTACCTCCCGCTCGCCGCGACGCTGGCGACGGACCAGATCTACGACGCCTTTCTCGGGGAACCGCACGAGGCCCGGACGTTCTTCCACGGCCACACCTTCACGGGAAACCCCCTTGGGTGTGCCGCGGCGCTCGCTTCTCTCGACCTCTTCCAATCCTGCCAAGTCCTGGCCAACGTCCGGGCGACCGAAGCCCGTCTCCGTGAGCGGCTGGCTCCCCTGTCTGCGCATCCTCACGTCGCCGAGGTCCGCCAGAAGGGGATCATGGTCGGGATCGAGCTCGTCGCGGACCGCGAGACGCTCGCGCCATTCCCCGCCGCGCGGCGCACGGGCCACCTCGTCACGCTGGCGGCCCGCCGGCGCGGTGTCATCCTCCGACCGCTGGGAGACGTCGTCGTCCTGATGCCGGCCCCGGCGATGCCGCTCTCGCTCGTCGATGAACTGCTGGACGCCGCGATCGAGTCGATCGAGGAAGTCGCGCCGGGACGCTGA
- a CDS encoding glucose-1-phosphate adenylyltransferase produces MKNVVCLILGGGKGTRLLPLTADRSKPAVPLAGKYRLIDIPISNCISSGIRRIYVLTQFNSVSLHRHIRQSYNFDSFSGGFVEILAAQQTNEAMDWYQGTADAVRKQLRYISECGIDYVMILSGDQLYRMDFQEMLNTHLTAGADVTIAGLPVETKQTSGFGIIRFNETGRVEGFLEKPKTEQELKLVRTDPAWLQEQGIDSKGREYVASMGIYLFNRDTLVELLTKTDYHDFGKEVFPMSIRTRHVQLHMFDGYWEDIGTIGAFYQANLDLTDPNPPFSMDVAATPIYSRPRFLPPSRIDGATISRSLIADGCKIEPEVVIHHSLIGLRAVLGRRVVIRDSVLMGADFFPSDVRATTNPEGIPMGIGEGTVIEKAIVDKNVCIGKNVTIKLPPGFPSDGERGPLVVRDGIIVIPRNTVLPDGWKF; encoded by the coding sequence ATGAAGAATGTTGTGTGCCTGATTCTGGGTGGGGGCAAGGGGACGCGGCTGCTGCCTCTGACCGCCGACCGTTCCAAGCCGGCCGTCCCCCTCGCCGGAAAGTACCGGCTCATCGACATTCCGATTTCGAACTGCATCAGCAGCGGCATCCGCCGGATCTACGTCCTCACGCAGTTCAACTCCGTCAGCCTCCACCGCCATATCCGCCAGTCCTACAACTTCGATTCCTTCTCGGGGGGCTTCGTCGAAATCCTCGCCGCCCAGCAGACCAACGAGGCGATGGACTGGTACCAGGGAACGGCCGACGCCGTCCGCAAGCAGCTTCGCTACATCTCGGAATGCGGGATTGACTATGTGATGATTCTCTCCGGAGACCAGCTCTACCGGATGGATTTCCAGGAGATGCTCAACACGCACCTCACGGCCGGGGCGGACGTCACGATCGCCGGTCTGCCGGTCGAGACGAAGCAGACCTCCGGCTTCGGGATCATCCGCTTCAACGAGACCGGCCGCGTGGAAGGCTTCCTCGAGAAGCCCAAGACCGAGCAGGAGCTCAAGCTCGTCCGGACCGATCCCGCCTGGCTCCAGGAGCAGGGGATCGACAGCAAGGGGCGAGAGTACGTTGCCAGCATGGGGATCTATCTCTTCAACCGCGACACGCTGGTTGAGCTGCTGACCAAGACCGACTACCACGACTTCGGCAAGGAAGTCTTCCCGATGTCGATCCGAACCCGGCACGTGCAGCTGCACATGTTCGACGGGTACTGGGAGGACATCGGAACGATCGGCGCGTTCTACCAGGCGAACCTGGACCTGACCGATCCGAACCCGCCGTTCTCGATGGACGTTGCCGCTACGCCGATCTACTCCCGCCCGCGGTTCCTGCCGCCGTCGCGGATCGACGGAGCGACGATCAGCCGCAGCCTGATCGCCGACGGCTGCAAGATCGAGCCGGAAGTCGTGATCCATCACAGCCTGATCGGCCTGCGGGCGGTCCTGGGCCGTCGGGTCGTGATCCGCGACTCGGTTCTGATGGGGGCGGACTTCTTCCCCAGCGACGTCCGGGCGACGACCAATCCCGAGGGGATCCCGATGGGGATCGGCGAAGGGACGGTCATCGAGAAGGCGATCGTCGACAAGAACGTCTGCATCGGCAAGAACGTGACGATCAAGCTCCCCCCCGGCTTCCCGAGCGATGGAGAGCGGGGCCCGCTGGTGGTCCGCGACGGGATCATCGTCATTCCCCGGAACACCGTCCTGCCCGACGGCTGGAAGTTCTGA
- a CDS encoding Gfo/Idh/MocA family protein, translating to METTNGSLNRKLRMALCGGGQGAFIGRVHATAAVLDNRAELVAGALSSDPAKAKASAPAYDIKADRAYGSFQELMDKEKALPADKRIDFVTVATPNHTHFPIAKAAVEAGFNVICDKPMTFDLKEAEELQKLVEKSGVVFAVSHNYTGYPLVRQVREMVLNGEIGEVNAIRSNYIQGWLRTRLESSDQKQAKWRTDPKQSGAAGAFGDIGTHAYNLARYMTGLLPKDVSCHLRTFEEGRSLDDYGHAIVRFENGALGTVTASQVSHGRENDLFIEVDGTKGAIQWRQENPNELIVRRNGQAHQIYTRNGGPYLGALSTASSRLPSGHPEAFFEAFANVYRFAYDAMAKRAAGEKFEGRDTIYPNVYDGVEGMFFIQQCVASSKEDGAWVPLKHASARK from the coding sequence ATGGAAACAACGAACGGCTCCCTGAATCGCAAACTGCGGATGGCCCTGTGCGGCGGAGGACAGGGGGCGTTTATCGGCCGGGTCCATGCCACCGCGGCCGTGCTCGACAATCGCGCGGAGCTCGTGGCCGGGGCCCTTTCGTCCGATCCGGCCAAGGCCAAGGCGTCGGCCCCGGCCTACGACATCAAGGCGGACCGGGCCTATGGCTCGTTCCAGGAGCTGATGGACAAGGAGAAGGCGCTTCCGGCCGACAAGCGGATCGACTTTGTGACCGTCGCGACGCCGAACCACACGCACTTCCCGATCGCCAAGGCGGCGGTCGAGGCGGGGTTCAACGTCATCTGCGACAAGCCGATGACCTTCGACCTGAAGGAGGCCGAAGAGCTCCAGAAGCTGGTCGAGAAATCGGGCGTCGTGTTCGCCGTGTCGCACAACTACACGGGGTACCCGCTCGTGCGGCAGGTCCGGGAGATGGTTCTCAATGGGGAGATCGGCGAGGTCAACGCCATCCGGTCGAACTACATTCAGGGGTGGCTGCGGACCCGGCTCGAGTCGTCGGATCAAAAGCAGGCCAAGTGGCGGACCGATCCCAAGCAGTCGGGGGCCGCCGGGGCGTTCGGCGACATCGGGACGCATGCCTACAACCTGGCCCGCTATATGACGGGGCTGCTGCCGAAGGACGTTTCGTGTCATCTGCGGACCTTTGAGGAAGGTCGGTCCCTCGATGACTACGGTCACGCGATTGTCCGGTTTGAGAACGGGGCTCTCGGGACGGTGACTGCCAGCCAGGTTTCGCATGGTCGCGAGAACGATCTGTTCATCGAGGTCGACGGGACCAAGGGGGCGATCCAGTGGCGGCAGGAGAACCCAAACGAGTTGATCGTCCGCCGGAATGGGCAGGCGCACCAGATTTACACGCGGAACGGCGGTCCTTACCTGGGGGCGCTGTCGACCGCTTCGAGCCGTCTTCCCAGCGGGCATCCGGAAGCATTTTTTGAGGCGTTCGCGAACGTTTACCGGTTCGCCTATGACGCGATGGCCAAGCGGGCCGCCGGTGAGAAGTTCGAGGGGCGGGACACGATTTATCCGAACGTCTATGACGGTGTGGAGGGGATGTTCTTTATTCAGCAGTGCGTGGCCAGCAGCAAGGAGGATGGTGCGTGGGTGCCGCTGAAGCATGCGTCGGCCCGTAAGTAG
- the mscL gene encoding large conductance mechanosensitive channel protein MscL, which yields MKALHGFRDFILRGNVVDLAVGVVIGAAFGDLVKSMVADVITPLIAFIVSLAGGKGGKAEFAAFEIPYTTIKIGNFLNSLLSFLAIAVVVYFAVVLPMNRLLNYFKSPEVEKEVPLTKDQQLLIEIRDALKARPIA from the coding sequence GTGAAAGCTCTCCACGGTTTCAGAGACTTTATCCTGCGCGGCAACGTCGTCGACCTCGCGGTCGGGGTCGTCATCGGGGCCGCGTTCGGCGACCTCGTCAAGTCGATGGTGGCCGACGTCATCACGCCGTTAATCGCCTTCATCGTCTCCCTCGCTGGCGGAAAGGGAGGCAAGGCCGAGTTCGCCGCCTTTGAGATCCCCTACACGACGATCAAGATCGGCAACTTCCTGAACTCGCTCCTCAGCTTTCTCGCCATCGCCGTGGTCGTGTACTTCGCGGTCGTCCTCCCCATGAACCGCCTCCTGAATTACTTCAAATCGCCCGAGGTCGAGAAGGAGGTCCCGCTTACCAAGGACCAGCAGCTCCTCATCGAGATCCGGGATGCCCTCAAGGCCCGCCCCATCGCCTGA
- a CDS encoding sulfatase, producing MSRPSLTVWSLLTMVLCLAATSAWAAEKPNVVLIISDDHAWTDYGFMGHPHIQTPNIDRLAAESLCFRRGYVPSSLCCPSLASIITGMYPHQHKVTSNDPPIPAGMTNRDFQKSDAFREGRETMNVHMDAVPTLPKLVRDAGYHSLQTGKWWQGNFRRGGFTEGMTTGQRHGDAGLDIGRKTMQPIDDFIRGCAAEKTPFLVWYAPMMPHDPHTPPERLLEKYRDKTPSIHVARYWAMVEWFDETCGALMGILRDRGVEENTIVIYVADNGWIQNPDKPGFLPSKRSPYDSGLRTPILFRWPGKITPAVIDQPVQSIDIAPTVCAALGLPKPATMSGVDLRDERAVRERKTVQGACFTHNAVDLNNPARNVMERWIIADGWKLIVPTPLSDVSHAQLFHIADDPAEQRELATAQPDRIKEMTALLDAWWKPVPVQE from the coding sequence ATGAGCCGTCCCTCGCTGACTGTCTGGTCTCTCCTGACCATGGTGCTATGTCTCGCCGCGACGAGCGCGTGGGCGGCCGAGAAGCCGAACGTCGTCCTCATCATCTCAGACGACCACGCCTGGACCGACTACGGGTTCATGGGGCATCCCCACATCCAGACGCCGAACATCGACCGGCTGGCAGCGGAAAGCCTCTGCTTCCGGCGGGGGTATGTCCCGTCGAGCCTCTGCTGCCCGAGCCTGGCGTCGATCATCACCGGAATGTACCCCCACCAGCACAAGGTGACCTCCAACGACCCCCCGATTCCCGCGGGGATGACAAACCGGGACTTTCAGAAGTCCGACGCCTTCCGCGAAGGGCGAGAAACGATGAACGTCCACATGGATGCGGTCCCGACGCTGCCGAAGCTCGTCCGCGACGCGGGCTACCACTCCCTCCAGACCGGCAAGTGGTGGCAGGGGAACTTTCGACGAGGCGGCTTCACGGAGGGCATGACGACGGGCCAGCGCCACGGCGATGCGGGGCTCGACATCGGCCGCAAGACGATGCAGCCGATCGACGACTTCATCCGTGGCTGTGCGGCCGAGAAGACTCCGTTTCTCGTGTGGTACGCCCCCATGATGCCGCACGATCCGCACACGCCGCCGGAACGCCTCCTGGAGAAGTACCGGGACAAGACGCCCTCGATCCATGTCGCCCGCTACTGGGCCATGGTGGAGTGGTTCGACGAGACCTGCGGAGCCTTGATGGGAATCCTGCGGGACCGCGGTGTGGAGGAGAACACGATCGTCATTTATGTCGCCGACAACGGGTGGATCCAGAACCCGGACAAGCCCGGCTTCCTCCCCTCGAAGCGCTCCCCTTACGACTCCGGGCTGCGAACGCCGATCCTCTTCCGGTGGCCGGGAAAGATCACGCCGGCGGTGATCGACCAGCCCGTGCAGTCAATCGACATCGCGCCGACCGTCTGTGCGGCACTCGGCCTCCCGAAACCGGCCACGATGTCGGGAGTCGACCTCCGGGACGAACGGGCGGTCCGCGAACGAAAGACGGTTCAGGGAGCCTGCTTCACCCACAATGCCGTCGACCTGAACAACCCAGCCCGAAACGTCATGGAGCGATGGATCATCGCCGATGGATGGAAGCTCATTGTACCGACTCCACTCTCGGACGTTTCGCACGCTCAACTTTTTCACATCGCCGACGATCCGGCCGAGCAGCGCGAGCTGGCGACGGCCCAGCCGGACCGCATCAAAGAGATGACCGCCCTCCTGGATGCCTGGTGGAAACCGGTCCCCGTTCAGGAATAA